In Antechinus flavipes isolate AdamAnt ecotype Samford, QLD, Australia chromosome 3, AdamAnt_v2, whole genome shotgun sequence, a genomic segment contains:
- the LOC127556677 gene encoding vomeronasal type-1 receptor 1-like: MLGNVFLLCRYTITFYNDNRLRSIDSIFFHLSLASSIMLISKGVPQTMIGLGMKYFLDHVGCNVIHFLHRVARNVSLTITCFLSGFQIITINPFTFSIWSKLKAQASNYIAPFCLFCWILHILINVYMLGNIQKFTERSNNTRLWNTGFCSQFALASFKVSVFIILFSIPDFLYLGFMVIASGYLVLVRQRRHGQVQHIHSSHHLPIRSPEIKATYTILVLVSTYISFYSINSVLSFYLFIFDKYYGWLIPTSALLAANFSAISPFVLISSDSQLLHHFYYLWTKKRSQDSFSGCSLVQHSISPPKRRYH; this comes from the coding sequence ATGCTGGGAAACGTCTTTCTCCTTTGTCGTTATACCATCACTTTCTATAATGACAACAGGCTGCGGTCCATAGACTCCATTTTCTTCCACTTGTCTCTGGCCAGCTCCATCATGCTCATTTCCAAGGGAGTCCCTCAGACAATGATTGGTTTGGGGATGAAATATTTCCTGGATCATGTTGGCTGTAATGTGATTCATTTCCTCCACCGAGTGGCCCGTAATGTTTCTCTCACTATCACTTGCTTTCTGAGTGGGTTTCAGATTATCACCATCAAtccttttactttttccatttggtcaaaacTCAAAGCTCAAGCCTCAAATTACATTGctcccttttgccttttttgctgGATCCTACACATTCTAATAAATGTCTATATGTTGGGAAATATTCAGAAGTTTACAGAAAGAAGTAACAATACGAGGCTATGGAATACTGGATTCTGTTCACAATTTGCTCTAGCATCATTCAAAGTCTctgtatttataattttgttctctaTTCCTGATTTCCTTTATTTGGGATTTATGGTCATAGCCAGTGGCTATCTGGTGCTTGTCCGGCAAAGACGCCATGGACAAGTCCAGCATATTCACAGCTCCCACCATTTGCCAATTAGATCTCCTGAGATTAAAGCCACCTACACCATTTTAGTGTTGGTGAGCACCTATATATCCTTCTACTCAATCAATtctgttttgtcattttatctctttatttttgataaatattatgGCTGGTTGATTCCCACATCAGCCCTCTTGGCTGCAAATTTCTCAGCCATCAGTCCATTTGTGCTTATCAGTTCTGATTCCCAACTTCTCCATCATTTCTACTATCTCTGGACAAAGAAAAGATCCCaagattctttttctggatgttccCTAGTTCAACATTCTATTTCTCCTCCTAAGAGGCGATATCATTAA